The following proteins are co-located in the Mycolicibacterium goodii genome:
- a CDS encoding succinate dehydrogenase/fumarate reductase iron-sulfur subunit, which translates to MATYQAHLRVWRGDDTGGELHDYTVEVNDGEVVLDIIHRLQATQTPDLAVRWNCKAGKCGSCSAEVNGRPRLMCMTRMSTFGEDEVVTVTPLRTFPVMRDLVTDVSFNYEKARQIPSFTPPKDLQPGEYRMQQEDVNRSQEFRKCIECFLCQNVCHVIRDHEENKENFAGPRFHMRIAELDMHPLDTVDRKDMAQDEFGLGYCNITKCCTEVCPEHIKITDNALIPMKERVADRKYDPIVWLGNKLFRR; encoded by the coding sequence ATGGCTACTTATCAGGCGCATCTGCGGGTGTGGCGTGGCGACGACACCGGCGGCGAACTGCACGACTACACCGTCGAGGTCAACGACGGTGAGGTGGTTCTCGACATCATCCACCGCCTGCAGGCCACCCAGACACCGGATCTCGCGGTGCGGTGGAACTGCAAGGCGGGCAAGTGCGGTTCGTGCTCGGCGGAGGTCAACGGCAGGCCGCGGTTGATGTGCATGACCAGGATGTCGACGTTCGGCGAGGACGAGGTCGTCACGGTCACGCCGTTGCGCACATTCCCGGTGATGCGCGATCTGGTGACCGATGTGTCATTCAACTACGAGAAGGCGCGGCAGATCCCGTCGTTCACGCCACCGAAAGACCTGCAGCCCGGCGAGTACCGCATGCAGCAGGAGGATGTGAACCGCAGCCAGGAGTTCCGCAAGTGCATCGAGTGCTTCCTGTGCCAGAACGTGTGCCATGTGATTCGTGATCACGAGGAGAACAAGGAAAATTTCGCCGGTCCTCGGTTCCACATGCGCATCGCCGAATTGGACATGCATCCGCTCGACACCGTCGACCGCAAGGACATGGCGCAGGACGAGTTCGGGCTGGGCTACTGCAACATCACCAAGTGCTGCACCGAGGTCTGCCCCGAACACATCAAGATCACCGACAATGCGTTGATCCCGATGAAGGAGCGGGTCGCCGACCGCAAGTACGACCCGATTGTCTGGTTGGGCAACAAGCTGTTCCGGCGGTGA
- a CDS encoding fumarate reductase/succinate dehydrogenase flavoprotein subunit has translation MSELERHSYDVVVIGAGGAGLRAVIEARERGLRVAVVTKSLFGKAHTVMAEGGCAAAMRNVNTKDSWQVHFGDTMRGGKFLNNWRMAELHAQEAPDRVWELETYGALFDRTKDGKISQRNFGGHTYPRLAHVGDRTGLEIIRTLQQKIVSLQQEDNRELGDYEARIRVFHECSITELLLDGDRIAGAFGYYRETGNFVLFETPAVVLATGGIGKSFKVSSNSWEYTGDGHALALRAGSSLINMEFIQFHPTGMVWPLSVKGILVTEGVRGDGGVLKNSEGKRFMFDYIPSVFKGQYAETEEEADQWLKDNDSARRTPDLLPRDEVARAINSEVKAGRGSPHGGVYLDIASRMPAEEIKRRLPSMYHQFIELAEVDITKDAMEVGPTCHYVMGGIEVDPDTAAGSTPGLFAAGECSGGMHGSNRLGGNSLSDLLVFGRRAGLGAADYVRALSDRPKVSDSAVADATRLALAPFEPKANPENPYTLHAELQQSMNDLVGIIRREAEIQEALDRLQELKRRYANVTVEGGRVFNPGWHLAIDMRNMLLVSECVAKAALQRTESRGGHTRDDYPEMDSKWRNTLLVCRVSGGDPVVPDVTVTPEQQVPMRPDLLACFELSELEKYYTPEELVEHPERKG, from the coding sequence ATGAGTGAACTGGAGCGGCACTCCTACGACGTCGTCGTGATCGGTGCCGGCGGGGCCGGACTGCGCGCCGTGATCGAGGCACGCGAACGGGGACTGCGCGTCGCGGTGGTGACGAAATCGCTTTTCGGCAAGGCACATACGGTGATGGCCGAAGGTGGCTGCGCGGCGGCGATGCGCAACGTCAACACCAAGGACTCCTGGCAGGTGCACTTCGGTGACACCATGCGCGGCGGCAAGTTCCTCAACAACTGGCGGATGGCCGAACTGCACGCCCAGGAGGCGCCCGACCGGGTGTGGGAACTGGAGACCTACGGCGCGCTGTTCGACCGCACCAAGGACGGCAAGATCAGCCAGCGCAACTTCGGTGGACACACCTACCCGCGGCTCGCGCACGTCGGCGACCGCACCGGTCTGGAGATCATCCGCACCCTGCAGCAGAAGATCGTCTCGCTGCAACAGGAGGACAACCGCGAACTCGGTGACTACGAGGCCCGTATCCGGGTGTTCCACGAGTGCTCGATCACCGAGCTGCTCCTCGACGGGGACCGCATCGCCGGAGCGTTCGGCTATTACCGCGAGACCGGCAACTTCGTGCTGTTCGAAACGCCCGCGGTGGTGCTGGCGACCGGCGGCATCGGCAAGTCGTTCAAGGTGTCGTCGAACTCCTGGGAGTACACCGGCGACGGGCACGCCCTGGCGCTGCGCGCGGGGTCGAGCCTGATCAACATGGAGTTCATCCAGTTCCACCCCACCGGCATGGTCTGGCCGCTGTCGGTGAAGGGCATCCTGGTCACCGAGGGTGTCCGCGGCGACGGCGGGGTGCTGAAGAACTCCGAGGGCAAGCGGTTCATGTTCGACTACATCCCCTCGGTGTTCAAGGGCCAGTACGCCGAAACCGAGGAAGAGGCCGATCAGTGGCTCAAGGACAACGACTCGGCCCGCCGCACCCCTGACCTGCTGCCGCGCGACGAAGTGGCCCGCGCCATCAACTCCGAGGTGAAGGCCGGGCGCGGCTCACCGCACGGCGGCGTGTACCTCGACATCGCGTCGCGCATGCCCGCCGAGGAGATCAAGCGGCGGCTGCCGTCGATGTACCACCAGTTCATCGAGCTCGCCGAGGTGGACATCACCAAGGACGCCATGGAGGTCGGCCCCACCTGCCACTACGTCATGGGTGGTATCGAGGTGGACCCGGACACCGCCGCGGGCTCGACCCCGGGACTGTTCGCGGCCGGCGAGTGCTCGGGCGGTATGCACGGCTCGAACCGGTTGGGCGGCAACTCCCTGTCGGATCTGCTGGTGTTCGGCCGCCGCGCCGGTCTGGGCGCCGCCGACTACGTGCGCGCGCTGTCGGACCGGCCGAAAGTGTCCGATTCCGCGGTCGCCGACGCCACCCGGCTGGCCCTCGCGCCCTTCGAACCGAAGGCCAACCCGGAGAACCCGTACACCCTGCACGCCGAATTGCAGCAGTCGATGAACGACCTGGTCGGCATCATCCGCAGGGAGGCCGAGATCCAGGAGGCGCTCGACCGGCTGCAGGAACTCAAGAGGCGCTACGCCAACGTGACCGTCGAAGGCGGCCGGGTGTTCAACCCGGGCTGGCACCTGGCGATCGACATGCGCAACATGCTGCTGGTCAGCGAATGCGTCGCGAAGGCCGCGCTGCAGCGCACCGAGAGCCGCGGCGGCCACACCCGCGACGACTATCCGGAGATGGATTCCAAGTGGCGTAACACGCTGCTGGTGTGCCGGGTGTCCGGCGGCGACCCCGTCGTGCCCGACGTGACCGTGACACCGGAACAGCAGGTGCCGATGCGGCCCGATCTGCTGGCGTGTTTCGAGCTCTCGGAGCTCGAAAAGTACTACACCCCAGAAGAACTGGTCGAGCACCCGGAACGGAAGGGCTGA